In a genomic window of Suricata suricatta isolate VVHF042 chromosome 12, meerkat_22Aug2017_6uvM2_HiC, whole genome shotgun sequence:
- the LOC115274523 gene encoding LOW QUALITY PROTEIN: putative testis-specific Y-encoded-like protein 3 (The sequence of the model RefSeq protein was modified relative to this genomic sequence to represent the inferred CDS: inserted 1 base in 1 codon; substituted 1 base at 1 genomic stop codon) codes for MWGQFRQALAVASPPGSPKPLSQAGRTLIPRSQGTSANHTPKEDAKSGLPRRPSRGARGVAFAPRSSPGLRLSQVTADERAGGLEPPRPHRPAPAPGTAPGKRPSRPRTPEACCAEVGGGGEVAVGRWREGRGSDAWAGRHLPGRGGGAEGLVGEGDLEVGAAVQQGPKTWKAQPRSRRRPSTDLEAVRAQADWPYLRLELRFGRMCSLHLVRRRFIIQILGFWVXAFLNHPHLSAMISPRDEDMLWYLVNLEERELRHASTRCKFKLRFWNNPFWNKMFVKEXVQILRTGGVSCTSQNDGTRAKEPPVLVHRNWDTVRSCFCWFSQHNLPETNEVAQVIKEDLWPKPLWYNLMRDNSHHHYHPPSTPPPTPNQQKPSKVAHRGPFCVLQVPVWLSPALGPGPYITLPSSSLWTCAWATDITLLSAFSLMHSGPSEHSVDSAPRLWPPWPRPSVSMWHHIAVTCRSVYLSTQCYRQVLTSSLRLRPTSDHELHTPHFFFFF; via the exons ATGTGGGGCCAGTTCCGTCAGGCGCTTGCGGTCGCATCCCCACCAGGCAGCCCGAAGCCACTCAGCCAGGCCGGCAGAACCCTCATCCCCCGCAGCCAGGGTACCTCTGCGAATCACACCCCAAAGGAGGACGCAAAGAGCGGA CTGCCGCGCCGCCCCTCCCGCGGGGCCCGCGGTGTCGCCTTTGCACCCCGATCCTCTCCAGGCCTGAGGCTCTCGCAGGTGACGGCGGACGAGAGGGCTGGGGGCCTAGAGCCGCCACGCCCCCAccgcccagcccccgcccccgggaCCGCCCCTGGGAAGCGGCCTAGTCGACCGAGGACCCCTGAGGCCTGCTGCGCCGAGgttgggggtggcggggaggtgGCGGTCGGGAGGTGGCGGGAAGGCCGAGGAAGTGACGCCTGGGCAGGGCGCCATCTTCCTGGAAGGGGCGGAGGAGcggaggggctggtgggggagggagacctGGAGGTGGGAGCGGCGGTGCAACAGGGCCCCAAAACCTGGAAGGCCCAGCCGCGGAGCCGCCGGAGGCCATCCACGGACCTGGAGGCTGTGCGTGCCCAGGCGGACTGGCCCTACCTGCGGCTGGAGCTCAGGTTTGGGCGCATGTGCAGTCTGCACTTGGTCCGTAGGCGCTTCATCATCCAGATTTTGGGCTTCTGGG ATGCCTTTCTGAATCACCCGCATCTGTCAGCCATGATCAGCCCTCGTGATGAAGACATGCTCTGGTACCTGGTGAATTTGGAGGAGAGGGAGCTCAGGCATGCCAGTACGCGCTGCAAGTTCAAGTTACGCTTTTGGAACAACCCCTTCTGGAACAAGATGTTTGTGAAGGAGTGAGTGCAGATCCTCAGGACCGGTGGTGTCAGTTGCACCTCTCAAAATGATGGCACCAGGGCCAAGGAACCTCCTGTTCTGGTTCACAGGAACTGGGACACTGTTCGCAGCTGCTTCTGCTGGTTCTCACAGCACAACCTCCCGGAGACCAACGAGGTTGCCCAGGTTATTAAAGAGGACTTGTGGCCCAAACCCCTGTGGTACAACCTGATGAGGGATAACTCCCACCACCATTACCACCccccttccaccccaccccccaccccgaacCAGCAGAAGCCTAGCAAGGTGGCACACAGAGGCCCCTTCTGTGTCCTACAGGTTCCAGTGTGGCTAAGTCCTGCGCTAGGACCTGGCCCCTACATAACATTGCCTTCTTCCTCTTTGTGGACCTGTGCTTGGGCCACTGACATAACTCTGCTGTCTGCTTTCTCTTTAATGCACTCTGGCCCCTCTGAACATTCAGTGGACTCTGCTCCAAGATTGTGGCCTCCGTGGCCGAGACCTTCTGTGTCCATGTGGCATCACATAGCTGTCACATGCCGCAGTGTCTACCTAAGCACCCAATGCTATAGACAGGTGCTAACATCATCTTTGCGGCTCCGTCCTACCTCTGATCATGAACTTCACaccccacacttttttttttttttttaa